The following proteins come from a genomic window of Anopheles ziemanni chromosome 3, idAnoZiCoDA_A2_x.2, whole genome shotgun sequence:
- the LOC131284241 gene encoding uncharacterized protein LOC131284241, protein MENDRKIAFLTTELPAKILRETPELDSKGNFSVVNLSTPDHLDGFMSTIHKLSFRYQSQDGSDERTLNLMVKVMKGSDEFREASLSKIQFTNEIYIYTKVLPVFRELIEASDLEISPDWCPKVYFGASGHFPSYSDQYETILVLEDISPLGYIAGPRINLEEDHLRLMMRNIASFHACTYAMRIRGDPRLDDLINGIVPLDFIHGDKMFTSYDVLFKLGVDRLYRYLDAHPEQLDTESFKADFQRFRKIYGTTPIRLMQNLLKRDEVFSVILHGDYNRNNVLFRVDTDGNPTALKMFDFQENRYATPVIDLTFFMYMSMTQELRERCWDELVEEYHSTMLKSLASILKVNLDDPSLDSYRFEPFLNHFQRHALYGVVVTLHFLPWMMCPEDECEQLSNEFARDISSSEMARLTRVCGGEEVDKRLVGVLRHASSKGYFDFIN, encoded by the exons ATGGAAAACGATCGCAAAATCGCGTTCCTCACAACCGAATTGCCGGCGAAGATCCTACGGGAAACCCCGGAGTTGGACAGCAAGGGAAATTTTTCCGTGGTAAACCTAAGCACTCCAGATCATCTCGATGGATTCATGTCTACTATCCACAAGCTCTCATTTCGTTATCAAAGCCAAGATGGAAG TGACGAGCGCACGTTAAATTTAATGGTAAAAGTGATGAAGGGCAGCGATGAATTCCGCGAGGCATCCTTAAGCAAGATCCAATTCACGAACGAAATCTACATCTACACGAAGGTGTTGCCGGTGTTTCGGGAGCTGATCGAAGCTTCCGACTTGGAAATTTCCCCGGACTGGTGTCCGAAAGTGTATTTCGGTGCATCTGGACATTTTCCCAGCTACAGCGACCAGTATGAGACGATTCTCGTCCTGGAAGACATATCCCCTCTGGGTTACATTGCGGGTCCAAGGATCAATCTGGAGGAAGACCATTTGCGTCTGATGATGCGCAATATCGCGTCATTCCACGCCTGTACCTATGCCATGCGTATCCGTGGAGATCCACGTTTAGATGATTTAATCAACGGAATCGTTCCATTAGATTTCATTCATGGTGATAAAATGTTCACCAGTTACGATGTGCTGTTCAAGCTAGGAGTCGATCGGCTTTATCGCTATTTGGACGCCCATCCGGAACAGCTTGACACGGAGAGTTTCAAAGCAGACTTTCAACGGTTCCGCAAAATCTACGGAACGACTCCCATACGTCTGATGCAAAATTTGCTGAAACGAGATGAGGTATTTTCGGTGATTCTTCATGGCGACTACAATCGAAACAATGTGCTGTTCCGCGTGGACACTGATGGGAATCCAACggcattgaaaatgtttgattttcaagAAAACCGATACGCCACCCCCGTAATCGATCTTACTTTTTTCATGTACATGAGTATGACGCAGGAACTACGCGAGCGTTGTTGGGATGAACTGGTGGAAGAATACCACAGCACAATGCTAAAATCCCTTGCTTCCATTCTAAAGGTTAATCTGGACGATCCTTCGTTGGATTCGTAtcgttttgaaccatttttgaACCACTTTCAACGACACGCACTTTACGGCGTCGTGGTAACGTTGCACTTCCTGCCATGGATGATGTGTCCGGAGGACGAATGTGAGCAACTGTCGAATGAATTTGCGCGAGATATTTCTTCCTCGGAAATGGCTCGTTTAACAAGAGTTTGCGGCGGAGAGGAGGTCGACAAGAGGCTTGTGGGAGTTTTGCGGCACGCAAGCAGCAAAggttattttgattttattaattGA
- the LOC131286550 gene encoding uncharacterized protein ZK1073.1 isoform X1 → MIEIKERSCFIHIDVPGHADNAPNLADSFQFPSLQLLGEELITVLDFLHVKYVIGLGEGAGANVLARFGLAHPSRCLGLILINVTGSAASVLDVFKTKFISWKGDEVGQSAEDFLLYHKFGYQLVGDNPDKEKIVSEFQSRLHSSLNNKNLKQYVKAFMSRKDLPLKNCKVDLLLITGIMSPYASVVEKLYKDLNKEKVTLLKVERAGDVLADAPAKVAQSILLFCKGQGLLTSVAMPGVDRNRAFSTSSGGSAEGPTGARRLSRGMSMEDYDKPNIRRLSVTINEQLPPIKK, encoded by the exons ATGATTGAAATCAAAGAACGGTCGTGCTTCATCCACATCGATGTGCCCGGCCATGCGGATAATGCTCCCAATTTGGCAGACTC GTTCCAGTTTCCGTCGCTGCAACTGCTCGGCGAGGAGCTGATCACGGTGCTGGACTTCCTGCACGTGAAGTACGTGATCGGGCTGGGCGAGGGGGCGGGCGCGAACGTGCTGGCCCGCTTCGGCCTTGCCCACCCGTCCCGCTGCCTCGGGCTGATCCTGATCAACGTCACCGGCTCGGCCGCGTCCGTGCTGGACGTGTTCAAGACCAAGTTCATCTCGTGGAAGGGCGACGAGGTGGGCCAGTCGGCCGAGGACTTCCTGCTGTATCACAAATTTGGCTAC CAACTCGTTGGCGATAATCCGGACAAGGAAAAGATCGTATCCGAGTTCCAGAGCCGCCTGCACAGCTCGCTGAACAACAAAAATCTCAAGCAATATGTTAAAGCATTTATGTC GCGCAAAGATCTGCCACTGAAGAACTGCAAGGTCGATTTGCTGCTGATCACCGGCATCATGAGCCCGTACGCCAGCGTCGTCGAGAAGCTGTACAAGGATCTGAACAAGGAGAAGGTCACGCTGCTGAAGGTGGAACGTGCCGGGGACGTATTGGCGGATGCG CCAGCCAAGGTGGCCCAATCGATCCTGCTGTTCTGCAAGGGCCAGGGTCTGCTGACGTCGGTGGCCATGCCCGGTGTTGACCGTAACCGCGCGTTTTCCACCAGCTCCGGCGGCTCGGCCGAGGGGCCCACCGGTGCGAGGCGTTTGTCGCGTGGCATGTCGATGGAGGACTACGACAAGCCGAACATCCGGCGACTCAGTGTCACGATCAACGAGCAGCTTCCACCGATCAAGAAGTAG
- the LOC131286550 gene encoding uncharacterized protein ZK1073.1 isoform X2, with product MIEIKERSCFIHIDVPGHADNAPNLADSFQFPSLQLLGEELITVLDFLHVKYVIGLGEGAGANVLARFGLAHPSRCLGLILINVTGSAASVLDVFKTKFISWKGDEVGQSAEDFLLYHKFGYVFSEQLVGDNPDKEKIVSEFQSRLHSSLNNKNLKQYVKAFMSRKDLPLKNCKVDLLLITGIMSPYASVVEKLYKDLNKEKVTLLKVERAGDVLADAPAKVAQSILLFCKGQGLLTSVAMPGVDRNRAFSTSSGGSAEGPTGARRLSRGMSMEDYDKPNIRRLSVTINEQLPPIKK from the exons ATGATTGAAATCAAAGAACGGTCGTGCTTCATCCACATCGATGTGCCCGGCCATGCGGATAATGCTCCCAATTTGGCAGACTC GTTCCAGTTTCCGTCGCTGCAACTGCTCGGCGAGGAGCTGATCACGGTGCTGGACTTCCTGCACGTGAAGTACGTGATCGGGCTGGGCGAGGGGGCGGGCGCGAACGTGCTGGCCCGCTTCGGCCTTGCCCACCCGTCCCGCTGCCTCGGGCTGATCCTGATCAACGTCACCGGCTCGGCCGCGTCCGTGCTGGACGTGTTCAAGACCAAGTTCATCTCGTGGAAGGGCGACGAGGTGGGCCAGTCGGCCGAGGACTTCCTGCTGTATCACAAATTTGGCTAC GTCTTCTCAGAG CAACTCGTTGGCGATAATCCGGACAAGGAAAAGATCGTATCCGAGTTCCAGAGCCGCCTGCACAGCTCGCTGAACAACAAAAATCTCAAGCAATATGTTAAAGCATTTATGTC GCGCAAAGATCTGCCACTGAAGAACTGCAAGGTCGATTTGCTGCTGATCACCGGCATCATGAGCCCGTACGCCAGCGTCGTCGAGAAGCTGTACAAGGATCTGAACAAGGAGAAGGTCACGCTGCTGAAGGTGGAACGTGCCGGGGACGTATTGGCGGATGCG CCAGCCAAGGTGGCCCAATCGATCCTGCTGTTCTGCAAGGGCCAGGGTCTGCTGACGTCGGTGGCCATGCCCGGTGTTGACCGTAACCGCGCGTTTTCCACCAGCTCCGGCGGCTCGGCCGAGGGGCCCACCGGTGCGAGGCGTTTGTCGCGTGGCATGTCGATGGAGGACTACGACAAGCCGAACATCCGGCGACTCAGTGTCACGATCAACGAGCAGCTTCCACCGATCAAGAAGTAG